The genomic window TTGCGCCGCCATCAGCGGGAAAAGTACGAAGAATTCGTGGACAAGAAGGAGGACCTCGTCGCCCGGGCTCGCACCCAACGGGAATGGTCGAGCCAGGGGGTGCGCAACGCCATCCGCAAGGCGCCCGACAACGACAAGCTCAAACGCAAGGCCGCCACCGAGTCGAGTGAGAAACAGGCTCAGAAGGTTCGCCAGATGGAAAGCCGCATCGCGCGACTGGAAGAGGTGGAGGAGCCGCGTAAGGAGTGGAAGCTCGAGTTTTCGATCGCCGCGGCGCCGCGCTCCGGTTCTGTGGTGGCCACCCTCAACGACGCCGTCTACCGGCAGGGCGATTTTGTGTTGGGGCCGGTGTCGCTGCAGGTCAACGCGCGGGAGCGGATCATCATCACCGGCCCTAACGGCGCCGGCAAGTCCACCCTGCTGCGAGCGCTGCTGGGAGTGCAGCGTCCCGATGAAGGAACCGCGAGCCTCGGCGCCGGCGTGCAGGTCGGGGAAATCGACCAGGCGCGTTCCGTGCTGGCCGGCGGTGACGCAGTGGTGGAGGTCTTCGAGGCGGCCGTCCCAGAGATGACCGCCAGCGAAGTACGCACCCTGCTGGCCAAGTTCGGGCTCGCCGCCGACCACGTGCACCGGGCCGTCGACGAGCTGTCGCCGGGGGAGCGCACCCGCGCCGCCATGGCGCTGTTGCAGGCCCGCGGCGTGAACGTGCTGGTACTCGACGAGCCGACGAACCACCTGGATCTGCCCGCGATTGAGCAGTTGGAGGAAGCCCTCGACGCCTATGACGGGACCCTTTTGCTGGTCACCCACGACCGGCGGATGCTGCAGTCCGTGCGCACTAACCGGCGCTGGCAAGTGGAGGCGGGTCAGGTCACGCAGCTGTAGATTGCTTCCGAACCGCCCGGGTGGACGAGCTTTCCCCCCCCATACGAACCTACCAAACCGCCCTTGCGGTTAAGGTAAAGCTATCCTAATCTTGAGCGTGTGGGTCCGGGGGCGCAAAAACTTCCCGCGCCTCGTGACGGACCAGGCGTAGTTTGGGTGATCCACAGCAACACGATCGAGGGGAGCGTCGAATGGACGGCATCTTCAGCGCGTACCCGTTCTGGGCTGCCTGGATTTTTCTCTTTTTCGGGGCGATGCTCCGAGGCCAAGGCACCTACTGGATCGGCCGGGGCGCGGCGGCGGGAGTGGCCAAAGGCGTCACACGCACCCCGAACTGGTGGTCCCGCATGCAGGAGAAAGTCGCCGGCCGCACCACCGACCGCGGGCGCGCGACGCTGGAAAAGCTGGGGGTGCTCGCCATCCCGCTCGCTTACCTCACCGTCGGCCTGCAGACGGCGATCATTCTCGCCGCCGGGCTGGTACGCATGCCCCTGGGGATATTCGCCCTCGCCCAACTCCCCGGCGCGGCGGCGTGGGCGACCATTTACTCGACGATCGGGTTCGCCGCGTGGGCTGCGGCGGTACGCGCGTTGACGGGGGACTGGTGGCCATTGCTGGCGCTGCTGCTGGTGTCCGTGATCGTGGCGGTGATTTTCCGCGTGCGGGGTGGGCGCCGTAGATCAGAGGCGGAGGCCGAGCACGTCGACCATGCGGAACGCTCCGTGCAGAACTCATCTACCGGCTGAGCTGTGTGCTGACCGGAGACGTTGGTCCGAATCGAAATTATGGTTCTTGTTTCTGAGAGGTACGTCCTCTTCGAGGGGTGCCCTCGCGCCTTCCTGTTTTCCCCGACCACCAGGTCAGCGCCACCAACACCAGGGCCAGCAGCGCCGGCCACACCTGCGGTTCGGGCTGGAAGACGTTGATGATCGCCTGCACGACCGCCATGAAGGCGAAAAAGCCCAGGAAACCGGTCAGCGTCTCACGCTGCAGGCGGCGACGTTGATGCCGCGACGGGTCAGGGGAGGACATGGGGCTATCCCTGCAGGCTGTCGCGCCAGTAGTCGACGGGCAGGAAGAGGTCCTCGGTGAAGGACTCCACGGCGGCGTCGGTGCGCATCTCCACGAAGTTTAAGTCCAGCACCGCCGACAGGTAGTAGTGCTCGTGGTCTTCGGCGGTGCCCACGACGCCGGGCACCTGGGGGTTCTCGGAGTTGTCCAGGGCGGTGGCCATGCCGTCGGTGAAGTCGGCGACGTCGTCGTAGTCCAGGCGCAGCCCCACGGCGAGGAAATCCAGGCCGGAGCCCTCGTCGGTGAAGCGGCGCAGGGTGGCGTCGAACCCGGGCCACGGGGCCGGCACCTCCTCGGAGGTCTGCCCCTGCAGGTCGCGGTGTTGCGGCGTCCACGTCACCGGCGCGTCCGGATTGTCGTAGACGAGGTCGCGCCCCCACTGCGTGGACAAGTCCTGCGCCTCGGCGGCGGGGGCGCGTTCGAGGTCGAGGAACCAGGCGGTGAGCATGGCGACGCTGGCTTCGCGCTCTTGGCCGCCCTCGGCGAGATCCTCTTCCAGGGCGGAGGGCTCCTCTGCGGTTTGCTCGGCCGGTTCTTCGGCGGAATCCGGGGAGCAGGCGGCGAGGCTGAAAGCGGTCACGAGGGCGAGGGCGGCGGCGCGGAATGTTCTCATCTTCCCTAGGACTTTACGCCGCCCGCCGTCAGCCCGGAGACGATGCGGCGCTGGAAGATGAGCACCATGATGATCAGCGGCACCGTCACCAAGGCTCCGGCCGCCATGGTCGCGGCGTAGGGATACTCGAAGGCGCTGGGCCCGGTGAAGCGCGCGATGGCCACGGTCACCGGTTCGGTGGCCGTCGTCGACAGCTGCTGGGCCAGCATGTATTCGTTCCAGGAGGCGACGAACGCCAGGATCGCGGTGGTGAACAGCGCCGGGGTGGCCAGCGGCAGCAGCACCAGGCGGAAGGCTTGGGAACGGGTCGCGCCGTCCACGCGGGCGGCTTCCTCCAGTTCCCAGGGCAGCTGCCGGAAGAAGGACACCAGGGTGTAGATCGTCAGCGGCAGGGCGAAGGAGATGTTCGGGATGATCATCGCCTGGTAGGTGCCGATCCACCCGATGTCGCCGAAGAGCTGGAACAGCGGGGTGACCAGGGCGATGCCCGGGAACATCGAGGCCGCCAGGATCACCCCGGTCACCAGCCCCTTGCCCGGGAAATCCAGGCGCGCCAGCGCGTAGGCGGTGAACACGCCCACCAGCACGGCGATCACGGTTGTGGTCAGGGAGATGATCAGAGAGTTGCCGATCGCGCCCAGAAAGTCGTTGCCTTTGTCCGTGGCCAGTGCGTCGCGGAAGTTGTCTAAGGTGACGTGCGTGGGCCAGGGCGTGGTGTCGAAGGTGAAGGTGGAGTCGCGCAGGGCGACGACGACCATCCAGTAGAAGGGCGCCAGCCCCCAGATGAGGATGAACAGCACCCCGAGGTAGTGGCCGAGGGCGGCTTTGCGTTGCGCGGTCATGCCGTCGCCTCCTTTTTCTCTGAGGCCGGCTTCTTCGGGGCTTGTCGACGCCCGAGGTCCGGCACCTTGCGTTTCTTCATTCCGCGCTGACCGGAGACGTCCGCGCCCAGGAACCTGATCATGATGAACGCGACGGCGAAGACCAGCAGGAAAATCAGCGTCGACATGGCGGAAGCGGAGTTGAAGTTGCCTTGGCGCATGTCCTCGACGACCAGCTGGGAGACCACCGCGGTCGGCGAGTTCGACGACGAGGAGATCATGATGACCGGCAGGTCGTACATGCGCAGCGCGTCAAGGGTGCGAAAGAGCACCGCCACCATCAACGCCGGGCGCACCAACGGCAGGGTGATCAGGGTGAA from Corynebacterium maris DSM 45190 includes these protein-coding regions:
- a CDS encoding carbohydrate ABC transporter permease, whose protein sequence is MTAQRKAALGHYLGVLFILIWGLAPFYWMVVVALRDSTFTFDTTPWPTHVTLDNFRDALATDKGNDFLGAIGNSLIISLTTTVIAVLVGVFTAYALARLDFPGKGLVTGVILAASMFPGIALVTPLFQLFGDIGWIGTYQAMIIPNISFALPLTIYTLVSFFRQLPWELEEAARVDGATRSQAFRLVLLPLATPALFTTAILAFVASWNEYMLAQQLSTTATEPVTVAIARFTGPSAFEYPYAATMAAGALVTVPLIIMVLIFQRRIVSGLTAGGVKS
- a CDS encoding DedA family protein → MDGIFSAYPFWAAWIFLFFGAMLRGQGTYWIGRGAAAGVAKGVTRTPNWWSRMQEKVAGRTTDRGRATLEKLGVLAIPLAYLTVGLQTAIILAAGLVRMPLGIFALAQLPGAAAWATIYSTIGFAAWAAAVRALTGDWWPLLALLLVSVIVAVIFRVRGGRRRSEAEAEHVDHAERSVQNSSTG
- a CDS encoding ABC-F family ATP-binding cassette domain-containing protein, translated to MTATLVAHDVAGGHGHRTLFHSLNLTVAPGDVIGVVGANGAGKSTLLRLLAGADHPQAGSVSLSPADAFIGWLPQEHDRVPGETVVDYVTRRTGCAQATLDMESAADAVGTSAVADEAYSVALDRWLASGAADLEDRLPVVLAELGFEVGQEGVDTQLMTSLSGGQAARVGLAALLLSRFDLVLLDEPTNDLDLDGLERLEDFVQGLRGGVVLVSHDREFLARCVNQVLELDLAQDSHHLYGGSYDSYLEERATLRRHQREKYEEFVDKKEDLVARARTQREWSSQGVRNAIRKAPDNDKLKRKAATESSEKQAQKVRQMESRIARLEEVEEPRKEWKLEFSIAAAPRSGSVVATLNDAVYRQGDFVLGPVSLQVNARERIIITGPNGAGKSTLLRALLGVQRPDEGTASLGAGVQVGEIDQARSVLAGGDAVVEVFEAAVPEMTASEVRTLLAKFGLAADHVHRAVDELSPGERTRAAMALLQARGVNVLVLDEPTNHLDLPAIEQLEEALDAYDGTLLLVTHDRRMLQSVRTNRRWQVEAGQVTQL